From Symphalangus syndactylus isolate Jambi chromosome X, NHGRI_mSymSyn1-v2.1_pri, whole genome shotgun sequence, the proteins below share one genomic window:
- the LOC129475403 gene encoding LOW QUALITY PROTEIN: olfactory receptor 6B2-like (The sequence of the model RefSeq protein was modified relative to this genomic sequence to represent the inferred CDS: inserted 3 bases in 2 codons): MCDIELIYYSIDEDTNFQRSDVTCSRIQIMAGTEEENTIQISEIIFLGFGDLHGLQFLLSGIFLAIYVVTLMGNIAILTVVSANHFLHTPMFFFLGHFFLEIGCASTIDPMRLRTAXSAHTPFSFPACVSQFYFXALVATEFFFLAIMSYDRYIAICNPLQYFSIVEHWSCLQLASASWVAGFLAFTLLMVLIFHLTFCSTDVIDHFRDLKPIMKLACTDTEVAEMSSFICTSLFALGPFLLTLASYDHIITAVLRIPSATGNQRAFSTCSSHQTVVSLYYGALGIVYVFPSRPQYEDLLKLLSILYTVLIPALNHIIYTLRNKDGKVVLRKLVQ; the protein is encoded by the exons ATGTGTGACATTGAATTAATATACTATTCTATAGATGAGGATACCAACTTTCAGAGAAGTGATGTGACTTGCTCCAGG atccaaATCATGGCTGGAACTGAAGAAGAAAATACTATTCAAATTTCAGAAATTATCTTTTTGGGTTTTGGGGATCTCCATGGccttcagtttcttctttctgggaTATTTCTGGCCATCTATGTGGTGACTCTAATGGGCAACATTGCGATCCTAACTGTGGTGTCAGCTAATCATTTCCTTCACACGCCCATGTTTTTCTTTCTCGGTCACTTCTTCCTAGAGATTGGCTGCGCCAGTACCATTGATCCCATGAGGCTGAGGACTGC ATCAGCTCATACGCCTTTTTCCTTTCCAGCCTGTGTTTCCCAGTTTTACT TTGCCTTGGTGGCTACAGAATTCTTCTTTCTGGCTATAATGTCTTACGATCGCTATATAGCCATCTGTAACCCACTGCAATACTTCAGCATCGTGGAGCACTGGAGTTGCTTACAGCTAGCTAGTGCCTCGTGGGTGGCTGGATTTCTGGCATTCACTCTCCTCATGGTCCtcatttttcacttaacattctgTTCCACCGATGTGATCGATCACTTCCGTGATTTGAAGCCCATCATGAAACTGGCTTGCACTGACACTGAAGTAGCTGAGATGTCCTCTTTTATATGCACCTCTTTATTTGCCCTTGGCCCCTTCCTGCTGACCCTGGCTTCTTATGATCACATCATCACTGCCGTTCTGAGGATTCCTTCTGCCACAGGAAATCAGAGGGCTTTCTCCACCTGTTCCTCCCATCAGACTGTGGTTAGTCTCTATTATGGAGCACTGGGCATTGTTTATGTCTTCCCATCAAGACCTCAGTATGAAGACTTATTGAAGTTACTTTCTATTCTGTATACAGTGCTTATCCCTGCCCTCAACCATATCATTTACACCTTAAGGAACAAGGATGGGAAGGTAGTTCTGAGAAAATTGGTGCAATAA